In Pyxicephalus adspersus chromosome 12, UCB_Pads_2.0, whole genome shotgun sequence, a genomic segment contains:
- the LOC140342544 gene encoding E3 ubiquitin-protein ligase makorin-1-like, with translation MAEALAVPVALTPVVVGRSPLIPFLEISLWQLDKRSYLQVDISFTASTETETTVAIHTILLLATPKWSADFIYMGPVFMDAPAVPSGQEIQEAELLANLKKQICHYAAVEQCRYGVKCIYSHGDLCDKCGLRILHPTDMAQRTEHIKLCIEAHEKDMAIQRSKDIVCGICMEVVYEKPNISERRFGIMPNCKHSYCLTCIRRWRGTKQRGNRLIKSCPECHIKSNFVISSEYWVVEKYEKEELIRKYKEVMRNKSCQYFRKGSGNCPFGDNCFYKHEYPDVPLEEPQPQQREDTLSWCPAHLRNVMWEIEEDQRKNGDPFSEADLINFMISEMFLEKYL, from the exons ATGGCTGAGGCACTGGCAGTACCAGTAGCTCTGACACCAGTTGTGGTAGGAAGGAGCCCACTCATCCCGTTCCTGGAAATCTCCCTTTGGCAGCTGGACAAGAGAAGTTACTTGCAGGTAG atatttcattcactGCGTCTACAGAGACGGAAACAACTGTCGCTATTCACACAATCTTGCTGCTAGCCACTCCAAAATGGTCTGCAGATTTTATCTACATGGGTCCTGTGTTTATGGACGCTCCTGCAG tacCATCTGGTCAAGAAATTCAGGAAGCAGAGCTGTTAGCTAACCTAAAGAAGCAGATTTGTCACTATGCTGCAGTGGAGCAATGCCGTTACGGAGTGAAGTGCATTTATTCACATGGGGACCTATGTGATAAATGCGGGCTACGGATCCTTCATCCCACTGACATGGCTCAGAGGACGGAACACATTAAG CTTTGCATTGAGGCGCATGAAAAAGACATGGCCATCCAGCGCAGTAAGGACATTGTGTGCGGCATCTGCATGGAGGTGGTTTATGAGAAACCAAACATCTCCGAAAGGCGTTTTGGAATAATGCCCAACTGTAAACACTCCTATTGTCTGACATGTATACGAAGATGGAGGGGTACTAAACAGCGTGGGAACAGACTCATCAA aTCATGTCCGGAATGCCACATCAAATCAAACTTTGTGATTTCAAGTGAGTACTGGGTTGTGGAAAAGTATGAGAAAGAAGAGCTGATCCGGAAGTACAAGGAAGTAATGAG AAACAAATCCTGCCAGTATTTTAGGAAAGGCAGCGGTAACTGTCCATTTGGAGACAACTGTTTTTACAAACACGAGTACCCCGATGTCCCTCTAGAAGAACCACAGCCACAACAAAGAGAGGATACGTTGAGCTGGTGCCCG GCCCATCTCAGGAACGTGATGTGGGAAATTGAGGAAGATCAAAGAAAAAATGGCGATCCCTTTAGCGAGGCGGATCTTATTAACTTTATGATAAgtgaaatgtttttagaaaaatacttATGA